CTACGCCATTTATGaggtaaaacatttatttatccatTAGAATAAGTCAAAGtcacattcaaacaaaaacaaacttcagcctatttagacaaaaataacaaaaaaaaacatttttaatgataagaGAATCTTTGTGGTGACACTTTTCTGGGGTCATCATACGCGGAGTTATTTGTTTGGggataataaaagttattttgggGATAGTTAGAATTTGATGAAGGATAACTTGGGTTCAGGTTGGTATTGCTTGGGTATTGTCCATTTGAACCCGGATAGTTTGGCTGCCATTGCGTAGACGCGTTGTTGCCATAGGGTGAGCTGGAGCTGGAATTCCTAGGAGCATATGGTGAAGGATTATAAGGATTCATGTTGGTATTGGTCGGGTATTGTCCATTCGACCCTGGATAATTAGGTTGCCATTGATTGGGTCTTGAATGTGACGTCACGTTATTAGCGTATGGTGATGTTGGATTATGAGGATATTGTCCAAAAGACGAATTTCTTGGAAAGTTCGAATTGAAGCTATTATTTGATGACGGATAGTTTGATCCTGGATAATTTGGTTGCCACTGGTTCGGCCTAGATGGCAATGTTGTATTATATGGGCTATGCGGATATTGACCCTGATAGGGTAGCGATGGTCCTACACCTGGATACGGATTGGGGTAACCAGAATGTGTAGCATTTGGGGGTCTATGGCTGCCAGTATTGTGTAGATAGTTAAAAGTCTGATTGTAGAATGGATATTTCCCATTCGACGAACTGTTGGGGTAATGGGTGTTTGACctgttataattattgtgtgGATAGCTTGAATTCACCGTTCCAAATTGATTAGTGAATGGGTTGTAAGGTGGATTATTGTGATTAGCTCCTCCATTTTGGTTGTTGTAGTTAGGATATCCTGGTTGCGAATAATTATGAGTCCCTTGAGTTTGAGTAAACCCTGTATTCGGATTGTAACCCGGTTGTGGAGGGTGGGCCGGACCAAACGAGGTGTGGTTAGTTGAACTCCATTGCCGCGGTCCTTGCGTGTATGGGGTAGGAGCCGAAGGGTTATAATTAGGCTGTGGTTGATATGGATTATACGGAGTTCCCGTTGGTAATTGTGGATATAGCTGGGTATAGCCTTGATACGCTTGCCGTTTTTTTCGTAATGGTATCGTTCGATCTGCCTGTTTATCATTTTCCTGTTCTGCCACAGTTTTAATATTGGAAACCATTACATCATCTTCAGGTATAATTTCCACATAATTCTTTGTTTCTATAGGTTCTACCAATAAAAAAGATTCTGCGTCTAATTCATTGTCAAACTTCTTGTTGACAACATTTTCTTGGTTAAACTGTAAACAACTGCATGAACCACAATATAAAACAGTCactattattgttatataaacACCGTGCACTGTCCTCGACATTTTAACGACTATTAAACACTGACTAACGCTCACTACTCATTAACAGAAGAATTATCTGATAAACTTTGACCTTATTTATCTTACTATTCACATATAAGTGACAGACACAAGTGTTCACTGTTCAACCTTGTTTGTAATGAACCATACCTACACGCCACTTAGCTTTATAACTATTTTCCTGTTACGTTAGTAGCATATTCAAGTtcataagaaaatattgttcatATGAGGATAATTGTGTGCAGGTTGGCGTCGATCTCACCGGCCGTCTATCCGTGACATATCGATCATCGATGAGGAGGAGGTGGCGGAGCGCGACGCTGAAGCGGAGGCGGAGGACTCGCGGCCGAGCAGCCCCAAGGGGCGCGTGGCCTCGGCAGCGGCCCACAGCACCCCAGCACCCATCACAGTGCAGCCCAGTAACCACGCTTGAGTGCATCAACCCCAAACCTTCTATAATCATAAATGTCATTGTATGCGACCTCATTCGAATCGACCTGTTCTTTCTAACGCCATTAATATTATCTCTTAGATAGGTTCATTGATGTGCGACGCGAGGCCGATGACATACGAGTCATGCATTCGACGAGTTGCTAGAGATGTTAATCACAGCTCAAAATTACAGGTcccattaatttattcatttgtagATTTGCCCGTAGATGCTTAAGAATCACCGAGGAGTTTATACTACTTGTAGGAATCGatatgttcttttttgttaagCAATTTGTATACAGTACATAAAACCTTATCCtgtgaaaaaaaagaattccATAATGTGCACCTCATTTTGTATgttctaatatttattattccacATGAAATATATCAAGCAATGCCCATAGCTCCGGAAACATTGTTTCTAACGATATTATTAGGTACTTAGAGGGTTTAGAATAGGATTATTGTAGTTCTATTAACTTTGATGTGATAAAGGtgtatacttacttaattatttgGTATCTTAAAAACCTCGCTAGTgaagattaattataaaaataattacgagaATATTACCACTGTAAGaacatatttaacttataagTATTGTTTGTCTACTATATTCCTAGAAGTTTATTGCATAGTGGTCATCAGTATTgctattatttatgaaaatctttAGTATAGGTATCAGAACGGatatttgttaatgttattcggtacaaacaattatttaacataaGGCTCGATGCAGCATGTCCACTGCTCATTGTCAATATGTATTTTAGATATATAAGTAGTCTGTACATTATATGTAAAAACATTTCTTCATTTATATGTACGTATTGCAACCACTACGTActgattagttttttattgtacCATTTGTAAATAACACCGCGAAATCACATTGTTATGTAAGTACTTTTGTGCATGATGAAATTCAATTTAGGTAAAGTGATCTGTGggaccaaattattttaaataataaataataacatagcaGACATCGCCTATCACAAAAGTATTAACTATTATAAGATCATTTTCACACATTGTCACTttcaacaaagaaaaatatattatgttgaatgTTTAGATATGACGGAATTatgatattcaaaaaatataatatttgaaaagattATAAACGAAATTTGATGAACAATattcaaaaaagtataaaagcaataaaatattacaaagataactattgttgtatatttatttttgttgtttctattacctgtcttttttatttttctgtttataaaaaatattatagggGTTGATTCCCATTCATCCCATACTAACTTTAAAACAGAGGTTATTCTCATGTcctgaatatttttccccgaaACAAACAGTGGTGTGACCTAAATAATTGCCGAATTCTCACGTGGCCAGTTGACGTTTTAATTTGACTACTATTTACGTATTTATCAAATCTATAAATAGATAGTTATAAGCAGCACAGTAGCAACACATCCATATTGATAAGCTCAAGAGCCACGTCTTATAGTAATGTTATTCCAGTTGTTGAACCGTGCCCGTGCAATACAAGGCACGTGGCGTAAAGTGGAGTACAGAGGCTTTGATTGGTGGTGGTACTACCAAGAACTAAATTTTGccacaaaaaaattaaaaaggaagCAATGAATTAACTCCTTGTTAAAACACCCCTCTCCTGCTTGCCCACTCGCTGCATTGATCAATTTGAAACGAAATTTGAATGTACTGTAcaaggccccgattctgctatttacaatggttaATGAATGagtggcaattggattaaaattgtaattatttctattttcttaagcattttgtcaagacaataattggaaattcattgtattggcCTTGAGTGTGCCGTCTCGTACcgaattttcaaattattttgtaggaaaaaaaaaagtctttttaagccagttttcattaattcatcggccattgtaaaaacATTGGTCTACtgaaatgttacattttgtgttgtgttttttaGAGGATGCATTCGAATCACGTAGacctaaataatgtaaaatttcaacattttgaTCAGGTGATAAAGGTTTTTAGACCTCCGAATAGGAATCaagttaatttattcattactgTTAAAaggtcattaaataaaaacataaatggaatgaaaaaagctttattttttcgtcttttccaattttgattttttgtcttAATATTGTTTCGTACTTGTTAACATTTAATTCTCTAGTTTGTAattgtaaaaagtattaatacggtgtttaaaagtgaaaatagttttaaaacaagtgACAATAATCGAAAGTGACATTTATTCAAGTAAccattttgagaaaattatgCAATGGTTATAGTTAAACTgtgcaaatatgtttttatacactaGACATTAATACTTGCTTAATTGCTTttgtataaacaatttttaaaatgacaatcAATCTTTTTGAGTACATAATAGTTAAATCATAGTACTTTTTAGGTTATGTGTGTTTAAGAAGGCATTTTAAACACACATATTTGGTATTTCTATACGgattgacatattttttgtaatcatATGGACAGACAAGCCATTTGTTGAATCAAATGAGCTAAAATATGGAACTTAAGTACTTATCGATAAGAATCAAACTcgattaacataaaaatgtgatCTTCCGAAgctgtacaaaaataaacaagaaattttCAGACTGAATCAAAAGAAATTATAAGTACGATACTACTAAAGTAACTTCCtacattaaattaagaaatctTATTGTATTTAAACGTATCTAGTAATACTAAATCATAATACAGAAGTAAATTAAAcgataatacaaattaatacttaaaaaatacttggtaGTAAAGGTAAATCAGTTGAAACATAAGTTGGCAATCATAACATATCTCTAAAGATAGTCTCActcaacattttcatttaagcCACGTTCAAGGCACTAACATTCAGTAATCCGCGGCTTTTGATGCTCTGGGCCACAATTAAACTACTTACAATGGCCGGCGAATGAATGGCTACTGGATTCAATATaacactatttgtattattacacaataattggaaattcattaaTCAAATCTCCATTAATTCATCAGCCCTTGTAAATATCAGAATCGGAACCCCGGGGCCTACCGTTTCACTTGTGAAAGGGAGACAAGAGAGTCACGCTTCCACTACAGTTTTACGATGAGTTGGTGGTAGCCCCACAACCTTAACAGCTCGTATAATTAAAGTTGCAGAATCAACTCTGAGATTAACAGTACAACTCTTGCTTTTCTACTTAAATACATTCCGTTCAGGATCCAAAATAACAAAAGCCGCAGAACCCAAGGTCTTAACATAAATACATTCAAAACAGCCGCTTTCACGCATGATACCACTATCTTACTCTATGACTAGaccaatattaaattttgtaatgatTTATAATGGAAATATGACATTGATGCAAACACGAACATGCTATCAGGAAGCTGTTATTGTGTCGAGAACAGAGCCGGATGAAAACCTAAACTGATTACAAttgaaattaacaattattgtatAAGTCCCGAGGCCTTCAACCTCATCTCATAGTAAACTTAACTATTGTAGTTATGTAATAAGCTAAAAAGGCACAGTCTCACTTTAAGATAAGGAAAGGCTCCCTGGGGCCTACCACCGCCACGGCTCAAAGTATGATTATTGTGTATGTCgaagagagataccgctcttCCCCgtatattgcgctgtcacgctttgacaacaataatatgattattattgttgtCAAAGCGTAGTGGTGGTGCGTCGTGGTGGTACTTCAAGACTTGGTGGTTGACCTTATAACCATCATATTGGACTCAACCCATCATCATACTTTCCAACACGAATCAAACGAGCCCGTACTTGAGAGTTTCGTATCACTTTCCTTGTTTCATTCATTTCCATAACTAATTTATCTACAGGGTTTATCACTAGAtcatattattagtttattttatgaattcatTTGGGAGCTGCCATCGTCAAATTTTACTTGCAAAAATTCGTAACAGGCAGCCATtgacaaaagaataaaatcttGTAAAGCTCGTGCTTTCTAAATTTAGATTACTTTTCTACAGTGGCGTCAAttagtaaaacaattttgtataatGTGGGAGATTATGATTGCTTAATATTGTTCTGTAAGGAAAGGCGGGCGTTGTTTCTCTCGTCCGTGCTGATTGCTCGAGACAGGAATGTGGACGAAGTACGCGCAGACGACGACGTCCCGTTCTTCTGAGCGTCGGGTTTCTCCAGCCCTGTCGTATTAGTACAATTACAAGTATTAGTCACCAACATtcacataaacaaacaaatacattatatatagggagtcattattatttttgtctttaaaagtCTTTTAATCGTACAATTTTGAAGCGTATTTGATGAAATATGATTATTACGTATTAATAAATAGGAATATGATTTTGACTATACCTACTGGAATTTAaagacttaatatttattactatgtTATTAATGAACTTAGGGACCCTAGTGAACATAAAGTTGAATTCAATTTATGGATGCAATAGAAAAATCGCAGTTAGAATCGAAGAGATAAGAATAAAACTCCTATTTTAAAATTCCGGCAATGGTAagtattgaattaaattaacactGAGTAAGTTTGGTGCAGACAACATAAGGCATTACGATAGTAAATAgtgcaaaagaaaaattaacattCGAGAACAGTAGTCGGAAATATCGCAAGACGTCTCATCTTGCTGGAATGTTAGCATCGTGTGTTAATTAAGCGTTTCAGTCTAAACATGTAGATGGGCCACGTCGACGGTGACTTTGTAAACTAGTTAATAGAAATTGTGATAATTAAACAAGACACAACGTTTATAAATTATCACTAGTATATACTTGTATCAATCGGTATCCTTGAACAacctgaaaac
This sequence is a window from Trichoplusia ni isolate ovarian cell line Hi5 chromosome 15, tn1, whole genome shotgun sequence. Protein-coding genes within it:
- the LOC113501457 gene encoding sporozoite surface protein 2-like is translated as MSRTVHGVYITIIVTVLYCGSCSCLQFNQENVVNKKFDNELDAESFLLVEPIETKNYVEIIPEDDVMVSNIKTVAEQENDKQADRTIPLRKKRQAYQGYTQLYPQLPTGTPYNPYQPQPNYNPSAPTPYTQGPRQWSSTNHTSFGPAHPPQPGYNPNTGFTQTQGTHNYSQPGYPNYNNQNGGANHNNPPYNPFTNQFGTVNSSYPHNNYNRSNTHYPNSSSNGKYPFYNQTFNYLHNTGSHRPPNATHSGYPNPYPGVGPSLPYQGQYPHSPYNTTLPSRPNQWQPNYPGSNYPSSNNSFNSNFPRNSSFGQYPHNPTSPYANNVTSHSRPNQWQPNYPGSNGQYPTNTNMNPYNPSPYAPRNSSSSSPYGNNASTQWQPNYPGSNGQYPSNTNLNPSYPSSNSNYPQNNFYYPQTNNSAYDDPRKVSPQRFSYH